Proteins co-encoded in one Populus trichocarpa isolate Nisqually-1 chromosome 10, P.trichocarpa_v4.1, whole genome shotgun sequence genomic window:
- the LOC112328988 gene encoding G-type lectin S-receptor-like serine/threonine-protein kinase At4g27290, translating into MDYISVLRFCFTLLLIVRVATPTDTMHTTQPIRDGDSIVSAGGTYELGFFSPGKSRNRYLGIWYGKISLLTPVWVANRETPLNDSSGVVMLTNQGLLVLLNRSGSIIWSSNTSAPARNPVAQLLDSGNLFVKEEGDNNMENSLWQSFEYPGNTLIPGSKLGRNRITGMDWHLTSWKSSDDPSRGNISIILIPGGYPEYAAVEDSNVKYRGGPWNGLGFSGLPRLKSNPIYTFEFVFNDKEIFYRETLVNNSTHWRAIATQNGDLQLLLWMEQTQSWFLYATVNTDNCERYNLCGPNGICSINHSPVCDCLIGFVPKVPRDWKKTDWSSGCVRKTALNCSRDGFRKVRGLKMPETRKSWFNRSMNLEECKNTCLKNCSCTAYANLDIRDGGSGCLLWFNDLIDMRTFVQNEQDIFIRMAASELDNGDSAKVNTKSKVKKRIIVSSVLSTGILFVGLCLVLYVWKKKQQKNRKMTGNLHRRSNNKDLKEELELPFFNMDELACATNNFSVSNKLGEGGFGPVYKGKLTDGREIAVKRLSKNSRQGLDEFKNEVKHIVKLQHRNLVRLLGCCIERDENMLVYELLPNKSLDFYIFDDTRSLLLDWPKRYNIITGIARGLLYLHQDSRLRIIHRDLKTSNILLDYEMNPKISDFGLARSFGENETEANTNKVAGTYGYISPEYANYGLYSLKSDVFSFGVLVIEIVGGYRNRGFRHPDHHLNLIGHAWRLFKQGRPLELAAGSKVETPYLSEVLRSIHVGLLCVQENPEDRPNMSYVVLMLGNEDELPHPKQPGFFTERDLVEVSYSSSQSKPPSANVCSISVLEAR; encoded by the exons TTAGAGATGGAGATAGCATAGTTTCAGCTGGTGGGACCTATGAATTAGGATTTTTCAGCCCCGGTAAATCCAGAAACCGATACTTGGGGATCTGGTATGGTAAAATATCGCTCCTGACGCCAGTTTGGGTTGCCAACAGAGAAACTCCACTTAACGATTCATCAGGTGTTGTAATGCTTACCAACCAAGGACTTCTTGTCCTTCTCAATCGTAGTGGAAGCATCATTTGGTCTTCCAACACATCAGCACCTGCTAGGAATCCAGTTGCACAGCTTTTGGATTCAGGAAACCTTTTTGTGAAAGAGGAGGGTGATAATAACATGGAGAACTCCTTGTGGCAGAGTTTCGAGTATCCAGGTAACACACTAATACCGGGCTCGAAGCTAGGACGGAATAGAATAACTGGCATGGACTGGCACTTGACATCATGGAAGTCATCAGATGATCCTTCCAGAGGTAATATTTCAATAATCCTTATTCCTGGTGGATATCCTGAGTATGCAGCGGTGGAAGATTCAAATGTGAAGTATCGAGGTGGGCCATGGAATGGTCTGGGGTTCAGTGGATTGCCTCGGTtaaaatcaaatccaatatacacatttgaatttgtttttaatgataaggAGATATTTTACAGAGAAACTCTTGTCAATAACTCAACGCATTGGAGAGCCATCGCAACTCAGAATGGTGATCTCCAGCTCCTTTTGTGGATGGAGCAAACCCAAAGCTGGTTTCTTTACGCAACAGTAAATACAGATAATTGTGAGCGTTATAACCTCTGTGGTCCAAATGGTATCTGTAGCATTAACCACTCTCCAGTTTGCGATTGCTTGATTGGATTTGTACCAAAAGTTCCAAGAGACTGGAAGAAGACAGACTGGTCAAGTGGTTGCGTTAGAAAGACTGCACTAAATTGTTCCAGAGATGGGTTTCGGAAGGTCAGAGGTTTGAAGATGCCGGAGACAAGAAAATCATGGTTCAACAGGAGTATGAACCTGGAGGAGTGCAAGAACACATGCTTGAAGAACTGCAGCTGTACTGCGTATGCAAACTTGGACATCAGGGATGGAGGAAGCGGTTGCTTGCTTTGGTTCAATGATTTGATTGATATGAGAACTTTCGTTCAAAATGAGCAAGACATTTTTATACGGATGGCTGCATCAGAACTAG ATAACGGTGACTCTGCAAAGGTTAATACCAAATCCAAAGTGAAGAAAAGGATCATAGTAAGCTCTGTGTTGTCTACTGGGATTCTGTTCGTTGGCCTATGCTTGGTCTTGTATGTTTGGAAAAAGAAGCAGCAGAAAAACA GAAAAATGACAGGTAATTTGCATAGAAGATCAAATAACAAGGACTTGAAGGAAGAACTAGAATTACCCTTCTTTAACATGGATGAGTTGGCTTGCGCAACAAATAACTTTTCTGTATCCAATAAACTAGGAGAAGGGGGTTTCGGACCTGTTTATAAG GGAAAATTAACAGATGGACGAGAAATAGCTGTCAAGAGGCTCTCTAAGAATTCAAGACAAGGACTTGATGAGTTCAAAAATGAAGTCAAACATATCGTGAAACTGCAGCACCGGAATCTAGTGAGGCTTCTTGGATGCTGCATTGAAAGAGATGAAAATATGTTGGTCTACGAGCTTTTGCCTAACAAAAGCTTGGACTTCTATATTTTTG ATGACACTCGAAGCTTGCTACTAGATTGGCCTAAGCGCTACAACATCATCACCGGGATTGCTCGAGGACTCCTTTATCTTCACCAAGATTCGAGACTAAGAATAATCCACAGAGAtctgaaaacgagcaatattttgttggattacgaaatgaatccaaaaatctcAGACTTTGGCCTGGCTAGAAGttttggagaaaatgaaactgaaGCCAACACTAATAAAGTGGCTGGAACGTA TGGTTACATATCTCCAGAGTACGCAAATTATGGGCTCTACTCGCTAAAATCAGACGTCTTCAGCTTTGGAGTACTGGTGATAGAGATAGTGGGTGGCTATAGGAACAGAGGATTCCGCCATCCAGATCACCACCTCAACCTTATTGGGCAT GCTTGGAGACTGTTCAAACAAGGCAGACCTCTGGAACTGGCTGCGGGATCAAAAGTTGAAACACCCTATTTGTCTGAAGTGCTACGTTCAATTCATGTGGGGCTGTTGTGTGTGCAAGAAAATCCAGAAGATAGACCAAACATGTCATATGTGGTTTTGATGTTGGGTAATGAAGATGAATTGCCTCACCCTAAACAACCAGGATTCTTCACTGAAAGGGATCTCGTTGAAGTAAGCTATTCATCAAGCCAGAGCAAACCACCTTCGGCAAACGTATGCTCGATTTCAGTGTTAGAGGCAAGATAG